A genomic stretch from Bradyrhizobium sp. 195 includes:
- a CDS encoding polyprenyl synthetase family protein, giving the protein MTGTSPSDFAKRLDKTADDTEALLGRLLSDDILHDEIARPKRLMDAMRYSSLNGGKRLRPFLVVESAAVFDVPREAALLAGAALECIHCYSLIHDDLPAMDNSDLRRGRPTLHKKTDDATAILAGDGLLTLAFDIITRDEIHRDANVRLLLTRALARCAGIGGMVGGQILDLAGEGRFGGNEPIDVARIQQMKTGALLRYGCIAGAILGQASQKEYQALDDYGRALGEAFQIADDLLDVEGDAAALGKPAGADAALGKTTFVTQLGIEGAKQRVRDLLARADSAVSIFGDRAAVLQAAARFVAERKS; this is encoded by the coding sequence ATGACCGGCACGTCCCCGTCCGATTTCGCCAAGCGTCTGGACAAGACCGCTGATGACACCGAGGCCCTGCTCGGGCGCCTGTTGTCGGACGACATCCTGCACGATGAGATCGCCCGGCCCAAGCGACTGATGGACGCAATGCGCTATTCGAGCCTGAACGGCGGCAAACGCCTGCGGCCGTTCCTGGTGGTCGAGAGCGCCGCCGTGTTCGACGTACCGCGCGAGGCGGCGTTGCTCGCCGGTGCGGCGCTCGAATGCATTCACTGCTATTCGCTGATCCATGACGATCTGCCGGCGATGGACAATTCGGACCTGCGCCGCGGCCGCCCCACCCTGCACAAGAAGACCGATGACGCGACCGCGATCCTCGCCGGCGACGGCCTGTTGACGCTCGCTTTCGACATCATCACCCGCGACGAGATCCACCGCGACGCCAATGTGCGCCTGCTGCTGACGCGGGCGCTGGCGCGCTGCGCCGGCATCGGCGGCATGGTTGGCGGCCAGATTCTAGACCTTGCCGGCGAAGGCCGCTTCGGCGGCAACGAGCCGATCGACGTCGCCCGTATTCAGCAGATGAAGACTGGCGCCCTGCTTCGCTACGGCTGCATTGCCGGCGCGATCCTCGGCCAGGCCTCACAAAAGGAATATCAGGCGCTCGACGATTACGGGCGCGCGCTCGGCGAAGCCTTCCAGATCGCGGACGATCTGCTCGACGTCGAGGGCGATGCCGCGGCACTCGGCAAGCCGGCCGGCGCCGATGCCGCGCTCGGCAAGACTACCTTCGTCACCCAGCTCGGCATCGAAGGCGCCAAGCAGCGCGTACGCGACCTGCTCGCGCGGGCCGACAGCGCGGTGTCGATCTTCGGCGATCGCGCCGCCGTGCTGCAGGCAGCGGCGCGGTTTGTCGCCGAACGGAAGAGCTGA
- the mtgA gene encoding monofunctional biosynthetic peptidoglycan transglycosylase: MRIVKILLLVLVVAALAPYVIAPFYRTGHPVSTLMAWRSLRGAPMQREWIDLAAMSPSLPRSVVAAEDAHFCKHHGIDWGALREAIDDAQEDGTAFRGASTITQQVAKNLFLWQGRDFVRKALEFPLALWIDLVLPKPRILEIYLNIAELGPQGQFGVEAASAYAFGKSAASLSPREAALLASILPNPVKRSARTPGPGVRRLAGTYVARAQAGSLAACWRENR, from the coding sequence TTGCGCATCGTCAAAATCCTTCTCCTGGTGCTCGTGGTCGCAGCTCTCGCGCCCTATGTGATCGCGCCGTTCTACCGCACCGGTCATCCCGTTTCGACGCTGATGGCGTGGCGCTCGCTTCGCGGCGCGCCGATGCAGCGGGAATGGATCGATCTGGCGGCGATGTCGCCCTCACTGCCGCGCTCGGTGGTGGCGGCCGAGGACGCGCATTTCTGCAAGCATCATGGAATCGATTGGGGCGCGCTGCGCGAGGCGATCGACGACGCGCAGGAGGACGGCACGGCGTTTCGGGGCGCTTCCACCATCACCCAGCAAGTCGCCAAAAACCTGTTCCTCTGGCAGGGCCGGGATTTCGTCCGCAAGGCGCTGGAATTTCCGCTGGCGCTCTGGATCGATTTGGTCCTGCCCAAGCCGCGGATCCTGGAGATTTACCTCAACATCGCCGAGCTCGGTCCACAGGGACAATTTGGCGTCGAGGCGGCCAGCGCTTATGCCTTCGGCAAGTCGGCTGCCAGCCTTTCCCCCCGGGAAGCCGCGCTTCTGGCCTCAATCCTGCCGAATCCGGTCAAACGCAGCGCCCGGACCCCCGGCCCGGGCGTCCGGCGGCTGGCCGGGACCTATGTGGCACGGGCGCAGGCGGGCTCGCTTGCGGCCTGCTGGCGGGAAAATCGCTGA
- the rpmF gene encoding 50S ribosomal protein L32, giving the protein MAVPRRKTSPSRRGMRRSADAIKKPTYVEDKDSGELRRPHHLDLKTGMYKGRQVLKKKES; this is encoded by the coding sequence ATGGCCGTTCCGAGAAGAAAAACCTCGCCGTCGCGCCGTGGCATGCGCCGCTCGGCAGACGCCATCAAGAAGCCGACCTATGTGGAAGACAAGGACTCCGGCGAGCTCCGTCGTCCGCACCATCTCGACCTCAAGACCGGCATGTACAAGGGCCGGCAGGTTCTGAAGAAGAAAGAGTCCTGA
- a CDS encoding bifunctional diguanylate cyclase/phosphodiesterase codes for MTPALPQASDILAALGQAVFAWDIGSDAMVWGDQVASVFPGIPAERLATGAEFAKLIEPAPSVRTAGLAQTYAVHGADGTPYRVEYGVRMSAADPVIWIEETGRWFAGPDGRPTRAIGSVRINNERHARDEELTKLARLDPLTGELNRSYLIAALAEAIEETTRFRSTAAFMLVGIDHLARVNDAFGFDVADAVILDIAKRIRSRLRGGDVLGRFSGNKFGLILKNCTVDDMNVAAERFLAGIRDEVVPTKSGPVSVTASIGAVSVPRYARNTDEAVNRAHETLDAAKRRRVGSFAAWRPDATRDAQRRVNIRVTDEIVTALNERRIKLAYEPVVSAASRERAFHECLVRMDQGDGQVLLAPDIVPVAERLGLIRLVDHRVLELVVAELAAAPDICLSLNISPDTTMDPDWWAGIESLMQAHPGVAERLIVEITETVAIQDIDDVRAFVGRLKHFGSRIAIDDFGAGYTSFRNLRKLGVDIVKIDGAFVQNITHSADDRAFVQTLIDLARRLDIKTVAEWVQDEEAANMLRDWGCDYIQGRLIGLASAERPWGVATDALPAAC; via the coding sequence TTGACCCCTGCATTGCCGCAAGCCTCCGACATTCTGGCCGCCCTCGGCCAGGCCGTGTTCGCCTGGGACATCGGCAGTGATGCGATGGTCTGGGGTGATCAGGTCGCCAGCGTCTTCCCCGGCATCCCCGCCGAGCGACTGGCGACCGGCGCCGAATTTGCCAAGCTGATCGAACCCGCGCCATCGGTGCGGACCGCCGGGCTGGCGCAAACTTATGCCGTGCATGGTGCGGACGGCACGCCATACCGGGTCGAGTATGGCGTCCGCATGAGCGCCGCCGATCCCGTGATCTGGATCGAGGAGACCGGCCGCTGGTTCGCCGGCCCCGACGGCCGCCCCACGCGTGCGATCGGCTCCGTCCGCATCAACAATGAACGCCACGCCCGCGACGAGGAGTTGACCAAGCTGGCCCGGCTCGATCCGCTGACCGGCGAGCTCAACCGTTCGTACCTGATCGCGGCGCTGGCCGAGGCGATCGAGGAGACGACCCGCTTCCGCTCGACCGCGGCCTTCATGCTGGTTGGCATCGACCATCTCGCCCGCGTCAACGATGCCTTTGGCTTCGACGTTGCCGACGCCGTGATCCTCGACATCGCCAAGCGTATCCGCTCGCGCCTGCGCGGCGGCGACGTGCTCGGGCGCTTTTCCGGCAACAAGTTCGGCCTGATCCTGAAGAACTGCACCGTCGACGACATGAACGTCGCCGCCGAGCGCTTCCTCGCCGGCATCCGCGACGAGGTGGTGCCGACCAAGTCCGGTCCGGTCTCGGTCACCGCCTCGATCGGCGCGGTCAGCGTACCGCGCTATGCCCGCAACACCGATGAGGCCGTCAATCGTGCCCATGAGACGCTGGATGCCGCCAAGCGCCGCCGCGTCGGCTCGTTCGCGGCATGGCGTCCGGATGCCACGCGCGACGCGCAGCGCCGCGTCAACATCCGCGTCACCGACGAAATCGTCACCGCGCTGAACGAGCGCCGCATCAAGCTCGCCTACGAGCCGGTGGTGTCGGCCGCCTCGCGCGAGCGAGCGTTCCACGAATGCCTGGTGCGGATGGACCAGGGCGACGGCCAGGTGCTGCTCGCACCCGACATCGTGCCGGTCGCCGAACGGCTCGGCCTGATACGCCTGGTCGATCATCGCGTGCTCGAACTCGTGGTCGCCGAGCTCGCGGCGGCACCCGACATCTGCCTCAGTCTCAATATCTCGCCTGATACCACCATGGATCCGGACTGGTGGGCGGGAATCGAATCGCTGATGCAGGCGCATCCCGGCGTCGCCGAGCGGCTGATCGTCGAGATCACCGAAACGGTCGCAATCCAGGACATCGATGACGTCCGAGCTTTCGTTGGCCGTCTCAAGCATTTCGGCAGCCGCATCGCCATCGACGATTTCGGCGCCGGCTACACCTCGTTCCGAAACCTGCGCAAGCTCGGTGTGGACATCGTGAAGATCGACGGTGCCTTCGTGCAGAACATCACCCATTCCGCCGACGATCGCGCCTTCGTGCAGACCTTGATCGACCTCGCCCGCCGCCTCGACATCAAGACCGTCGCCGAATGGGTGCAGGACGAGGAAGCCGCAAACATGCTGCGCGACTGGGGCTGCGACTACATCCAGGGCCGGCTTATCGGGCTCGCGTCAGCCGAGCGGCCATGGGGCGTGGCGACGGATGCGCTGCCTGCGGCATGCTGA
- a CDS encoding tripartite tricarboxylate transporter permease encodes MDTLVNVAHGFGVALLPVNLLYCFIGVFIGTLVGVLPGIGPISAMSLLLPVTLSGTPESGIIMMAGIYYGSMYGGSTTSILVNIPGEAASVVTCIDGHQMAKQGRAGPALGISAFGSFIAGTFALIALMLVAPKLASVAIAFGPAEYFSLMVLGLVVLTFLTQGSMPKALLMACIGVVLGLIGLDSITAQPRLTFGRMELIDGIGLVPVVMGLFGVAEVLLNTEQAIKRDIISTKITHLLPTKEDWKASAGPVGRGTILGFFLGILPGGGAVVASFASYALEKRLSKTPGRFGHGAIEGVAGPESANNAAAGGAFIPLMTLGIPPNVVMALLLGAFVIHGLQPGPLLITQNPGLFWGIVASMYIGNVMLLVLNLPMIGMWVQLLKLPYNILFPLIILFTILGVYCSSNNVFDVYVMIAFGIIGYFMRKLGYEPAPLVLAFVLGPMMENNLRKSLILSQGDLWTFVQRPISAVCLAFAMVLLIAPLLPALRKKRELVALDEGA; translated from the coding sequence ATGGATACGCTTGTCAATGTCGCGCATGGATTCGGCGTCGCGCTGCTTCCGGTCAACCTGCTGTACTGTTTCATCGGCGTCTTCATCGGCACGCTGGTCGGCGTGCTGCCGGGGATCGGACCGATCTCGGCGATGTCGCTGCTGCTGCCCGTGACGCTGTCGGGGACGCCGGAATCCGGCATCATCATGATGGCCGGCATCTATTACGGCTCGATGTATGGCGGCTCGACCACCTCGATCCTGGTCAACATCCCCGGCGAGGCGGCCTCCGTCGTCACCTGCATCGACGGCCACCAGATGGCGAAGCAGGGCCGCGCGGGCCCTGCGCTCGGCATCTCCGCCTTCGGCTCCTTCATCGCCGGCACGTTTGCACTGATCGCCTTGATGCTGGTCGCGCCGAAGCTTGCCAGCGTCGCCATCGCGTTCGGCCCGGCCGAATATTTCAGCCTGATGGTGCTCGGCCTCGTGGTGCTCACCTTCCTAACCCAGGGATCGATGCCGAAGGCGCTGCTGATGGCGTGCATCGGCGTCGTGCTCGGACTGATCGGGCTCGATAGCATCACGGCGCAGCCGCGTCTGACCTTTGGCCGCATGGAGCTGATCGACGGCATCGGGCTCGTGCCCGTCGTGATGGGCCTGTTCGGCGTTGCCGAGGTGCTGCTCAACACCGAGCAGGCGATCAAGCGCGACATCATCAGCACCAAGATCACCCATCTCCTGCCCACCAAGGAGGACTGGAAGGCGAGCGCAGGGCCGGTCGGCCGCGGCACCATCCTCGGCTTCTTCCTCGGGATCCTCCCGGGCGGCGGCGCGGTGGTGGCGTCATTCGCCTCCTACGCACTGGAGAAGCGGCTGTCGAAGACGCCGGGGCGTTTCGGCCACGGCGCGATCGAAGGCGTCGCGGGGCCGGAATCGGCGAACAACGCCGCGGCGGGAGGCGCCTTCATTCCGCTGATGACGCTCGGCATCCCACCGAACGTGGTGATGGCGCTGCTGCTCGGTGCATTCGTCATTCACGGCCTGCAGCCGGGACCGCTGCTGATCACGCAGAACCCCGGCCTGTTCTGGGGCATCGTCGCCAGCATGTATATCGGCAACGTCATGCTGCTGGTCCTGAACCTGCCGATGATCGGCATGTGGGTGCAGCTGCTCAAGCTGCCCTACAACATCCTGTTCCCCCTGATCATCCTGTTCACGATCCTGGGCGTCTACTGCTCCAGCAACAACGTGTTCGACGTCTACGTGATGATCGCGTTCGGAATCATCGGCTATTTCATGCGCAAGCTCGGCTATGAGCCGGCGCCGCTGGTGCTGGCCTTCGTGCTGGGACCGATGATGGAGAACAATCTGCGCAAGTCGCTGATCCTGTCGCAGGGCGATCTCTGGACCTTCGTGCAACGTCCGATATCGGCGGTGTGCCTCGCATTCGCAATGGTGCTGCTGATCGCGCCGCTATTGCCTGCGCTACGCAAGAAGCGCGAGCTGGTGGCGCTGGATGAAGGGGCTTGA
- a CDS encoding tripartite tricarboxylate transporter TctB family protein, producing the protein MNDQTNVKLRLSNSELWGGVIGLALGGFVIWSGLKLKLGTINDPGSGYVLFYTGILMCVFAGSIIVSAITEGGPTLASRWENVRWSKPLLLIACLVAFSIALEPLGFLLSSIPLMLLLLRLIDPVRWPLAIPVAVLVPMGMWWVLKRLLLIQLPSGLFGIG; encoded by the coding sequence ATGAACGATCAAACCAACGTCAAACTCCGTCTCAGCAATTCCGAACTCTGGGGCGGAGTGATCGGGCTTGCGCTCGGCGGCTTCGTGATCTGGTCCGGCCTGAAGCTCAAGCTCGGCACCATCAACGATCCCGGCTCCGGCTATGTGCTGTTCTACACGGGCATTCTGATGTGCGTGTTCGCAGGCTCCATCATCGTCTCGGCGATCACCGAAGGCGGGCCCACGCTGGCCTCGCGCTGGGAAAATGTACGCTGGAGCAAGCCGCTCCTGCTGATAGCCTGTCTCGTGGCATTCTCCATCGCACTCGAGCCACTCGGTTTCCTGCTGTCGTCGATCCCGTTGATGCTGCTGCTGTTGCGGCTGATTGATCCCGTCCGCTGGCCGCTGGCGATTCCGGTCGCCGTGCTGGTGCCCATGGGCATGTGGTGGGTGCTCAAGCGGCTGCTGTTGATCCAGTTGCCCTCGGGCCTGTTCGGGATCGGTTGA
- a CDS encoding tripartite tricarboxylate transporter substrate binding protein, with protein sequence MSRYGLKTIAFAAMHTVMGALLPTAASAQDYPTKPITLIVPWPAGGSTDISMRAIADSAAKVLGQPIVIDNKAGGGGTVGPATMAAAAKPDGYTISQIPITVFRLPLMQEVSWDPAKDFTYIIHLTGYTFGVTTSAESQFKSWKDVVEFAKANPGKVTYATPGAGTSLHIGMEQIAGMSGIKLTQVPFKGGAETNAAVLGQHTMLQADSTGWRPLVDAGKLRLLMVWTGSRSPNYPDAPTLKELGYPMVYDSPFGIAGPKGLDPKIVAKLHDAFKKAVEDPAVVATLAKYDMVPNYKNTEDYKKFVVEVTESERKVIDSLGLAKK encoded by the coding sequence ATGTCGCGATACGGGCTGAAGACGATCGCATTTGCCGCGATGCATACTGTCATGGGCGCATTGCTCCCGACTGCCGCCAGTGCGCAGGATTATCCCACCAAGCCGATCACGCTGATCGTGCCCTGGCCGGCCGGTGGGTCGACCGATATCTCGATGCGCGCCATCGCCGACAGCGCCGCGAAGGTGCTGGGGCAGCCGATCGTGATCGACAACAAGGCCGGCGGCGGCGGCACGGTGGGACCGGCGACCATGGCAGCGGCGGCGAAGCCGGACGGCTACACCATTTCACAGATTCCGATCACTGTCTTCCGTCTGCCCTTGATGCAGGAAGTGTCGTGGGATCCTGCAAAGGACTTTACCTACATCATCCACCTCACCGGCTACACCTTCGGTGTGACCACCAGCGCAGAGTCGCAGTTCAAGAGCTGGAAGGACGTGGTGGAGTTCGCGAAGGCGAACCCGGGCAAGGTGACCTACGCCACGCCGGGCGCCGGCACATCGCTGCATATCGGCATGGAGCAGATCGCCGGGATGTCCGGCATCAAGCTGACGCAAGTCCCTTTCAAGGGCGGCGCGGAGACAAACGCTGCGGTGCTGGGACAACACACGATGCTTCAGGCGGACTCCACGGGATGGCGACCGCTGGTCGATGCCGGCAAGCTGCGGCTGTTGATGGTGTGGACCGGCTCACGCTCGCCGAACTATCCCGACGCGCCGACGCTGAAAGAGCTCGGTTATCCCATGGTCTATGACTCCCCGTTCGGCATCGCCGGGCCGAAGGGCCTCGATCCGAAGATCGTCGCCAAGCTGCACGATGCCTTCAAGAAGGCGGTCGAGGACCCGGCCGTCGTGGCAACGCTCGCCAAATACGACATGGTGCCGAATTACAAGAACACCGAGGACTACAAGAAGTTCGTCGTCGAAGTCACGGAGTCCGAACGCAAGGTGATCGACAGCCTCGGGCTGGCGAAGAAGTGA
- a CDS encoding PAS-domain containing protein: protein MTSTRDNELGARREQGPEALVALSQLALDHMEQGVCVYDADNRIVLINQSYLALFDMSADIVRVGTSYREVLAHSAGRGNFPESELDALYSARIAQIAGGKPFRTEQRLATGLVMSLELKPLPGGGWMTICDDVSRLARLEAELRVQTERSQHALSNMSHGLIMYDADSRVVVCNERFLNLYNLDPEIVRPGVSHSTVIDHWMSRGNLPGMPADEFQNSRLEDVRARKAKSLLVMRYDGRMVQAVSRFLPDGGWVTVHEDVTERLQYEETLRQQNLILDAALENMAHGLAFYDSDMRLRVCNTTYREIFRLSPQETRPGTHLSELIERSMANGAFASEYSPQQLLEAASERIANRDSSPMRRRMSNSTVISVRYCALAEGGFVATYEDITEREHAIEELSEQYRRFDAALNNMSQGLCMLDSSLRVIVCNRRYIEMYGLSPDIVKPGISMREIMEHSCELGIHQNTTAARLYADYVERLREGEHTLHRHLSDGRIIKLNHKRMEHGGWVVTYEDVTERHKAQARVAHMARHDSLTDLPNRTLFREKMGEGLNQVAIAGGAMAVLCFDLDNFKTVNDRLGHAAGDRLLRWVAARLKENVGEHDTVARLGGDEFAVLQRGPQPQSAEKLARRLVEIIGHSPPLGSQSIHVGVSVGIAIAPDHGLDADELMKCADLALYQAKAKGRGAYQLFEPEMEEEARRRHALEHDLRGALEAREFHLVFQPQMRLDSSELTGFEALLRWKHPSRGFVSPAEFIPIAEENGLIVPIGEWVLRSACATAASWPNVAIAVNLSPVQFRSRGLVAMVTSALAEAGLPPQRLELEVTETALLDDSEATIEILHQLRALGVPVSLDDFGVGYSSLSYLRKFPFDRIKIDRSFVGTLGESPESVAIVRTIASLGSVLGVETTAEGVETEEQLDFVRECGCTAVQGYYFGKPCPASEVGRTIETLNTVRRVA from the coding sequence ATGACGTCGACCCGCGACAACGAGCTTGGTGCACGCCGCGAGCAGGGCCCGGAGGCCCTGGTCGCGCTGAGCCAGCTTGCGCTCGACCACATGGAGCAGGGCGTCTGCGTCTACGATGCCGACAACCGGATCGTGCTGATCAACCAGAGTTACCTGGCGCTGTTCGACATGTCGGCCGACATCGTGCGAGTGGGCACGAGTTACCGCGAGGTGCTCGCGCACAGTGCCGGGCGCGGCAACTTTCCGGAAAGCGAGCTCGACGCGCTGTATTCGGCACGGATCGCGCAGATCGCAGGGGGAAAGCCGTTCCGGACCGAGCAGCGGCTTGCGACCGGCCTCGTCATGTCGCTCGAGCTGAAGCCGCTTCCCGGAGGCGGCTGGATGACGATCTGCGACGATGTCAGCCGCCTCGCCCGGCTCGAGGCGGAATTGCGCGTGCAGACCGAGCGCAGCCAGCACGCGCTCTCCAACATGTCGCACGGCCTCATCATGTACGATGCCGACAGCCGCGTCGTCGTCTGCAACGAACGTTTCCTGAACCTCTACAATCTCGACCCCGAGATCGTGCGGCCCGGGGTCTCGCATTCCACGGTGATCGACCATTGGATGTCGCGCGGCAATTTGCCGGGCATGCCGGCCGACGAATTCCAGAACTCCAGGTTGGAGGACGTGCGCGCCAGAAAGGCGAAATCCCTGCTGGTGATGCGTTATGACGGGCGCATGGTACAGGCGGTCTCCCGCTTCCTGCCCGATGGCGGCTGGGTGACCGTGCACGAGGACGTCACAGAGCGGCTGCAATACGAGGAGACACTGAGGCAGCAGAACCTCATCCTCGATGCGGCGCTGGAGAACATGGCGCACGGGCTCGCCTTCTACGACAGCGATATGCGCCTGCGCGTCTGCAACACTACCTATCGCGAGATCTTCCGGCTATCGCCGCAAGAGACCAGGCCCGGGACACATCTCTCCGAGCTGATCGAGCGGTCGATGGCGAACGGCGCTTTTGCTTCGGAATACAGCCCCCAACAGCTTCTGGAAGCCGCCAGCGAGAGAATTGCGAACCGCGATTCCTCGCCGATGCGCCGGCGCATGTCCAACAGCACCGTGATCTCGGTCCGCTATTGCGCACTGGCCGAGGGCGGCTTCGTCGCCACCTATGAGGATATCACCGAGCGGGAACACGCGATCGAGGAGCTGAGCGAGCAGTATCGCCGCTTCGATGCGGCGCTGAACAACATGAGCCAGGGCCTGTGCATGCTCGATTCGAGCCTGCGCGTGATCGTCTGCAACCGCCGCTACATCGAGATGTACGGCCTGTCGCCTGATATCGTGAAGCCCGGCATCTCGATGCGAGAGATCATGGAGCACAGCTGCGAGCTCGGCATCCATCAGAACACCACGGCCGCACGACTCTATGCTGACTACGTCGAGCGGCTGCGCGAGGGCGAGCATACGCTGCACCGCCATTTGAGCGATGGCCGCATCATCAAGCTCAATCACAAGCGGATGGAGCATGGCGGCTGGGTCGTCACCTACGAGGACGTCACCGAGCGCCACAAGGCCCAGGCCCGCGTCGCGCACATGGCGCGGCACGATTCGTTGACCGACCTGCCCAACCGCACGCTGTTCCGCGAGAAGATGGGCGAGGGGCTGAACCAGGTCGCGATCGCCGGCGGCGCGATGGCCGTGCTGTGCTTCGACCTCGACAATTTCAAGACCGTCAACGACCGCCTCGGGCATGCCGCCGGCGACCGGCTGCTGCGCTGGGTCGCAGCGCGTCTGAAGGAGAATGTCGGCGAGCACGACACCGTCGCACGCCTCGGCGGCGACGAGTTCGCCGTGCTCCAGCGCGGACCGCAGCCGCAATCGGCCGAGAAGCTGGCCCGGCGCCTGGTCGAAATCATCGGCCACTCGCCACCGCTGGGGAGCCAGTCGATCCATGTCGGCGTCTCCGTCGGCATCGCGATCGCGCCCGACCACGGGCTCGATGCCGACGAGTTGATGAAATGCGCCGACCTCGCGCTGTACCAGGCCAAGGCCAAGGGGCGCGGCGCCTATCAGCTGTTCGAACCCGAGATGGAGGAAGAGGCGCGCCGCCGGCACGCGCTGGAGCACGATCTGCGCGGCGCGCTGGAGGCGCGCGAATTCCATCTGGTGTTTCAGCCGCAGATGCGGCTCGATTCGTCCGAGCTCACCGGGTTCGAGGCGCTGCTGCGCTGGAAACATCCCTCCCGGGGCTTCGTCTCGCCGGCTGAGTTCATTCCCATCGCGGAAGAGAACGGCCTGATCGTTCCGATCGGCGAATGGGTGCTGCGCAGCGCCTGTGCGACCGCCGCGTCCTGGCCCAATGTCGCCATCGCAGTGAACCTGTCGCCGGTGCAATTCCGCTCGCGCGGGCTGGTGGCGATGGTCACGAGCGCCCTTGCGGAGGCTGGCCTGCCGCCGCAGCGGCTCGAGCTCGAGGTCACCGAGACGGCGCTGCTCGACGACAGCGAGGCAACGATCGAAATCCTGCACCAGCTCCGAGCGCTGGGAGTACCCGTCAGCCTCGACGATTTCGGCGTCGGCTATTCCTCGCTGAGCTATCTGCGCAAATTTCCATTCGACCGCATCAAGATCGACCGCTCCTTCGTCGGCACGCTTGGCGAAAGCCCGGAGAGCGTGGCCATCGTCCGCACCATCGCAAGCCTCGGTTCCGTGCTCGGCGTCGAGACGACGGCGGAGGGTGTGGAGACCGAGGAGCAACTCGACTTCGTCCGCGAATGTGGCTGCACCGCCGTACAAGGCTATTATTTCGGCAAGCCGTGCCCCGCATCGGAGGTCGGCCGCACCATCGAGACGCTGAACACGGTCCGGCGCGTGGCGTAG
- a CDS encoding acyl-CoA acyltransferase, which translates to MIHTKVRCREITESDAEAVADLLTRGFVGRSRNYWIQGLRRQAFRSVPEGYPRFGYMLDNDGTPVGVLLLIYTARKNGDETTIQCNLSSWYVDPAYRNYAPLLTKIAQRHKDVTYFNISPAPWTWPIIETQGFRAYCRGIFFSVPALARVPRWSEIEVISPHAKTIEGLSDAETELLTRHARYNCLSLVCRTPKGTFPFILQPVRIRRGFIAPPAMKLIYCRSAAEYAACAGRIGRLLLRLGKISVAIDSNGPIPGLVGIYTERRGRKYFKGPHRPQLGDLTDTELVLYGP; encoded by the coding sequence GTGATTCACACCAAGGTGCGATGCCGCGAGATCACCGAGTCCGACGCCGAAGCGGTTGCGGACCTGCTGACGCGCGGCTTCGTCGGCCGCTCGCGGAACTATTGGATCCAGGGTCTGCGCCGGCAGGCCTTCCGCTCCGTACCGGAGGGCTATCCGCGCTTCGGCTACATGCTCGATAATGACGGCACGCCGGTCGGCGTGCTGCTGCTGATCTACACGGCGCGGAAGAACGGCGACGAGACCACCATCCAGTGCAATTTGTCGAGCTGGTATGTCGACCCGGCCTACCGCAACTATGCCCCGCTGCTGACCAAGATCGCGCAGCGGCACAAGGATGTGACTTATTTCAACATCAGTCCGGCGCCGTGGACCTGGCCGATCATCGAGACGCAGGGCTTTCGCGCCTATTGCCGCGGCATCTTCTTCTCGGTCCCTGCACTGGCGCGCGTCCCGCGCTGGAGCGAGATCGAGGTCATCTCGCCTCACGCCAAGACGATCGAAGGGCTTTCCGACGCCGAGACAGAGCTTCTCACGCGGCATGCGCGCTACAATTGCCTCAGCCTCGTCTGCCGCACGCCGAAGGGAACATTCCCCTTCATCCTGCAACCTGTGCGCATCCGCCGCGGCTTCATCGCGCCCCCTGCAATGAAGCTGATCTATTGCCGCAGCGCTGCCGAATATGCCGCCTGCGCAGGCCGCATCGGCCGGCTGCTGCTCCGGCTCGGCAAGATCTCGGTGGCGATCGATTCCAATGGCCCGATTCCCGGCCTCGTCGGTATTTATACCGAGCGGCGCGGTCGCAAGTATTTCAAGGGCCCGCATCGGCCACAGCTCGGCGATCTCACGGATACGGAACTCGTGTTGTACGGGCCGTAG